One part of the Paenibacillus silvisoli genome encodes these proteins:
- a CDS encoding lipopolysaccharide biosynthesis protein: MFKNKNYRMLSEGSVEDNSRTNKVFSGVFWAFSERLISQGVSFVLSIVLARLLMPSEYGLIALVLVFTNLANVFVANGLGDTLIQKKDADETDFSSLFYFSLILSIGLYMTMFLLAPYIAVFYNHPDLVSVLRVIALILPLSSIITIQQAYVSKKMLFKKMFFATIGGTVASGSIGIVMAYYGFGIWALVAQYLINAVVNTIVLFFIAHWRPRLLFSTSSVKQLVGFGWKLVAANFINTFYSELRSLMIGKLYTTTALAYYNRGNQFPTLLIMSIDSAVGRVLFPAMAEVNNDIGHLKYVTRRSMKTTAYLIFPLMIGLMCIAPSLIIVLLTPKWISAVPFLQICCLFWLFQPIQTANWQAIKALGRSDMLVKLEIMKKVIGVSLLLLSMNISVYAIALSNAVFAGISMLINMMPNKKLMNYSMGEQFRDLAPSLFLSLVMGGAIYTISWTSLPAISILSLQILCGAVIYAGASHVFKLDSYVYLSSMLTTRLRRRRAIVASTVSD; encoded by the coding sequence ATGTTTAAAAATAAAAATTATAGGATGTTGTCTGAGGGTAGCGTGGAAGACAATAGTCGTACGAATAAGGTTTTTTCCGGGGTATTTTGGGCATTTAGCGAGCGGCTTATTTCGCAAGGCGTTTCATTTGTTCTGTCAATCGTACTAGCGCGGCTGCTTATGCCTAGTGAATATGGATTAATCGCTCTAGTTCTTGTGTTTACCAATTTGGCCAATGTTTTTGTTGCGAATGGATTGGGCGATACATTAATTCAAAAAAAAGATGCGGATGAAACCGACTTTTCTTCTCTCTTTTATTTCAGCTTGATTCTTTCCATAGGTTTATATATGACGATGTTTTTATTAGCGCCATACATAGCCGTATTTTATAATCATCCCGATTTAGTATCGGTACTGCGAGTGATTGCGCTTATCCTGCCGCTCTCGTCTATTATTACGATTCAGCAAGCCTATGTTTCGAAGAAAATGCTGTTTAAGAAGATGTTCTTTGCAACCATCGGAGGAACAGTAGCTTCCGGTTCGATCGGTATTGTGATGGCCTATTATGGGTTTGGCATATGGGCGCTGGTGGCTCAATATTTAATTAACGCGGTCGTTAATACCATTGTGCTCTTCTTTATTGCGCATTGGAGACCGAGATTATTATTCTCGACGAGCTCGGTAAAGCAGCTCGTCGGCTTTGGATGGAAGCTTGTCGCCGCTAATTTTATTAATACTTTCTATAGTGAGCTGCGAAGCTTAATGATTGGCAAACTGTATACGACAACTGCGCTCGCTTATTACAACCGGGGCAATCAGTTTCCTACTCTTCTGATTATGAGTATCGATTCAGCGGTTGGCAGAGTGTTATTTCCGGCTATGGCGGAAGTCAATAACGATATCGGCCACTTGAAATATGTGACCAGGCGATCCATGAAAACGACCGCATATCTCATTTTCCCGCTAATGATTGGTTTAATGTGCATTGCACCTTCTCTGATTATAGTATTACTAACCCCGAAGTGGATATCCGCTGTGCCCTTCTTGCAGATCTGCTGCTTGTTCTGGTTATTTCAACCTATTCAAACGGCGAATTGGCAAGCCATTAAGGCGTTGGGAAGAAGCGACATGCTGGTAAAGCTGGAAATCATGAAGAAAGTGATAGGAGTATCCTTACTATTGCTTAGCATGAATATTAGCGTGTATGCAATCGCACTATCGAATGCCGTGTTTGCGGGTATATCCATGCTCATCAACATGATGCCGAATAAGAAATTGATGAATTACTCGATGGGCGAGCAATTCCGTGATTTAGCACCTTCCTTATTTTTGTCGCTAGTTATGGGAGGGGCGATCTACACCATATCATGGACGTCGCTGCCTGCCATCTCTATTCTTTCGTTGCAAATTTTGTGCGGCGCCGTCATTTATGCAGGGGCATCGCACGTATTTAAGCTTGATAGTTACGTTTATTTATCGAGTATGCTAACGACCAGGCTGCGGAGAAGAAGAGCGATAGTAGCCTCGACCGTTTCCGATTAA
- a CDS encoding acyltransferase, which translates to MIIQRVINRLWIPLVTRFYSQLNLMKCKLYQVEVGKHFVTRGNLYIKNDGKIKIGSHVTMNSAGWANPIGLGDRMYLQIMRGGTLSIGDNTGISNTAITSENSIQIGKNVLIGAGCKIFDTDFHPLEAKYRYGSSKNNNKTRNRSVVIEDGAFIGGGSFILKGSHIGRNSIIGAGSVVAGEIPPNEIWAGNPAKFIRKNEEAISYV; encoded by the coding sequence ATGATAATTCAAAGAGTGATCAATCGCCTTTGGATCCCCCTTGTTACAAGATTCTACTCTCAATTGAATCTTATGAAGTGTAAGCTATACCAAGTAGAAGTTGGGAAGCATTTCGTTACAAGGGGTAATCTATACATTAAAAATGACGGGAAAATCAAAATCGGCAGCCATGTTACGATGAATTCTGCCGGGTGGGCCAATCCGATAGGTCTAGGAGATCGCATGTATCTTCAAATTATGCGCGGCGGGACATTGTCTATCGGGGATAACACAGGTATTTCCAATACGGCGATCACAAGCGAAAATTCCATACAAATAGGAAAAAATGTTTTAATCGGTGCTGGATGTAAGATATTTGATACGGATTTCCACCCTTTGGAGGCAAAATATCGATACGGTTCATCCAAGAATAATAACAAAACAAGAAATCGATCGGTTGTCATTGAAGATGGCGCTTTTATAGGCGGAGGCAGCTTTATACTAAAGGGAAGTCATATAGGTAGAAACAGTATTATAGGTGCCGGGTCGGTAGTGGCAGGCGAAATCCCTCCAAATGAGATATGGGCAGGGAATCCGGCTAAATTCATACGAAAAAACGAAGAAGCCATATCATATGTTTAA
- a CDS encoding serine O-acetyltransferase, protein MRFSELVSVIKEDFANYKRVENRGFIVGLLFSPGFKYIFFMRLCTYFRHKKPAVLFLPIFLVLVFIYRHNSFKYGIEVPFKAKIGPGFYIGHFSCITMHGEAVLGDRVRISQGVTIGYTSKGVPTIGNDVYIGAGAKIIGNVHVGNNVEIGANSVVTKDIPDNSVVVGVPGRVIRTKAFAVNSLTNA, encoded by the coding sequence ATGCGCTTTTCCGAATTAGTGTCCGTTATCAAGGAAGATTTTGCGAATTACAAACGAGTTGAAAATCGGGGATTCATAGTCGGGCTGCTCTTCTCTCCAGGTTTTAAATACATCTTCTTCATGCGCTTATGTACGTACTTCCGTCATAAGAAACCGGCAGTGTTATTCCTTCCCATTTTCCTTGTTCTCGTATTCATTTACAGGCACAACTCGTTCAAATACGGCATTGAGGTTCCGTTTAAGGCAAAGATAGGACCAGGCTTCTACATCGGTCATTTCAGCTGCATCACTATGCACGGTGAAGCAGTTCTGGGGGATCGGGTCCGAATCAGTCAAGGCGTTACCATCGGCTATACGTCGAAAGGAGTGCCGACAATCGGCAACGACGTATATATTGGCGCTGGAGCCAAGATTATCGGTAATGTGCATGTAGGCAATAACGTTGAGATTGGCGCAAACAGCGTTGTGACGAAAGATATTCCTGATAACTCCGTTGTCGTTGGTGTCCCGGGCAGAGTGATACGGACGAAAGCTTTTGCCGTAAACTCTTTGACTAACGCATAA
- a CDS encoding glycosyltransferase: MAVKKYLFVTHALSFGGAERVVSVLASGMAERGYEVHLILYEKVNGEYPISDKVNIHLLPKIAGKHGIKYFAKMLAAMRRKIAEVAPDVIIPFLPNQVIHFFIASRLMNIPFVATVRNNPFLYPDSKPKRTIGKIVALLSSGIFLQTEEQAGFFPRFAKRKTFVIPNPVSSDLIDRNYRNRDHIREIATFGRLSTQKNQHLLIEAFAIVHKTNPSLRLSLYGAGEEEQNLKALVAKLGVKDAVTFRGSVSNVGEALLSTDLFVLSSNYEGMPNALMEAMAVGLPCISTDCPTGPKDLIDHMNDGILVKSNNVSELVSAIHYCVANPVFCHQAGSAAKKKIRDAYQVDVIIDKFIHEINGVKGCS; encoded by the coding sequence ATGGCTGTGAAAAAGTATCTTTTTGTAACGCATGCTCTTTCATTCGGAGGAGCTGAGAGAGTTGTATCCGTATTAGCAAGCGGAATGGCAGAACGGGGATATGAGGTTCATTTAATCCTCTACGAAAAGGTCAATGGTGAGTATCCCATCTCCGATAAAGTGAACATCCACCTTCTGCCTAAAATTGCTGGAAAGCACGGAATCAAGTATTTTGCCAAGATGCTTGCAGCTATGAGGCGGAAGATCGCTGAAGTCGCCCCCGATGTCATCATTCCTTTTCTGCCCAATCAAGTGATTCACTTCTTTATCGCTTCCAGGTTGATGAATATTCCGTTCGTTGCAACAGTTCGAAACAATCCGTTTCTATATCCGGATTCGAAGCCGAAAAGAACGATTGGAAAGATCGTTGCCTTATTGTCATCCGGCATATTTCTTCAAACGGAAGAACAAGCCGGTTTCTTTCCGAGATTCGCCAAACGCAAAACGTTCGTCATCCCGAATCCGGTAAGCAGCGACTTAATCGATCGCAACTATCGGAATCGCGATCATATTCGTGAAATAGCCACATTCGGGAGGCTAAGCACCCAGAAGAACCAGCATCTGCTGATTGAGGCTTTTGCAATCGTGCATAAAACGAATCCATCTTTGAGATTGAGCCTTTATGGAGCAGGAGAAGAAGAGCAAAACTTGAAGGCACTCGTCGCTAAACTGGGCGTAAAGGATGCTGTAACGTTTAGAGGAAGCGTATCTAATGTTGGTGAGGCGCTGTTGTCTACGGATTTGTTTGTTTTATCGTCCAACTATGAAGGGATGCCCAATGCATTAATGGAAGCTATGGCAGTCGGGCTGCCTTGTATTTCGACAGATTGTCCAACCGGCCCGAAGGATTTAATTGACCATATGAACGACGGTATATTGGTCAAAAGCAATAATGTCAGTGAGTTAGTTTCTGCGATTCATTACTGCGTCGCGAATCCCGTATTTTGCCATCAAGCAGGAAGCGCGGCAAAGAAAAAGATCAGGGATGCATATCAAGTGGATGTCATCATCGATAAGTTTATTCATGAAATAAACGGGGTAAAAGGGTGTTCTTAA
- a CDS encoding sugar transferase — protein MSVSTQRNDGDVVLNTKLSTSIHSKERSRSLAHYLIVKRAIDIVCAAVGLICLTPLFIIVAILIKIEDPRGPVFFHQIRIGKNEKPFRMYKFRSMVSNAEELLEELLMQNEIQGAMFKMKKDPRITRIGKFIRKTSIDELPQLWNVIKGDMSIVGPRPPLPREVAEYTSHDKLRLKVMPGCTGLWQISGRNGLSFGEMVELDLIYIEQRCMAVDFKIMLKTVKVLLGTKDAF, from the coding sequence ATGAGTGTATCCACACAGAGAAACGATGGGGATGTCGTACTCAACACAAAACTTTCTACTTCAATCCATTCCAAGGAAAGATCAAGAAGCCTTGCCCACTACTTAATCGTTAAACGAGCGATAGATATTGTTTGCGCAGCAGTAGGATTAATTTGCTTAACTCCTTTGTTTATTATAGTGGCGATATTGATCAAAATTGAGGACCCTCGCGGTCCTGTTTTTTTTCACCAGATTCGAATTGGCAAGAATGAAAAGCCGTTTCGTATGTATAAGTTTCGATCCATGGTTTCCAATGCGGAAGAGCTGCTCGAGGAGTTATTAATGCAGAACGAAATTCAAGGGGCCATGTTTAAAATGAAAAAGGACCCGCGAATAACAAGGATTGGTAAGTTCATCAGGAAAACGAGTATAGATGAGCTGCCGCAACTATGGAACGTGATTAAGGGGGATATGTCCATTGTTGGACCTAGACCACCGCTTCCACGCGAAGTAGCGGAGTATACGAGTCATGACAAATTAAGACTTAAAGTCATGCCAGGCTGCACGGGCTTATGGCAGATCAGCGGTAGAAATGGATTAAGCTTCGGAGAAATGGTTGAGCTGGATTTGATCTATATTGAGCAGCGATGCATGGCTGTTGATTTTAAGATTATGTTGAAGACGGTAAAAGTATTGCTTGGAACGAAAGATGCCTTTTAA
- a CDS encoding glycosyltransferase has product MKKRVFLHGLCNYPRGSAKANYMQYLSMALKEAGYDVYLHSNLNDEFQLQEQEGVMVYNGVKIIPFNMYKNKITNYIERRFLRGHNVVNMLKQHNITREDIVVLISPDVRVHHEVLNYKKKIGFKTVSCPLEWFPSSQFKSRREWKENSAYFDRFLHRHDLLFPISTYIENHLMKKNCNTMCLPIMADVREHAVGTKSFDKIKFIFPGNGMMKDAIEVILKSFSRLASDDKRRVELHLCGVKEEQIKAILTSQEYESLKDVLVIHKWMNYKELVSLYQAMHFLMLAREENQMTLANFPSKVPEVMCYGVIPIVSRVGDYTKYYLEDNVNSLIFDGCDIDLCLKKINQALSMTQREIAALSVRSRECAEKKFDYRNWVGKIHHALESL; this is encoded by the coding sequence ATGAAGAAGAGAGTTTTTCTTCATGGACTTTGTAATTATCCTCGCGGTTCAGCTAAGGCTAATTATATGCAATATTTATCCATGGCGTTGAAAGAGGCGGGTTATGATGTCTACCTGCATTCCAACTTAAATGATGAATTTCAGCTCCAGGAGCAAGAAGGCGTGATGGTCTACAATGGTGTTAAGATCATTCCATTCAACATGTATAAGAATAAAATTACAAACTACATAGAGCGTCGATTTTTGAGAGGGCATAACGTCGTCAATATGCTGAAGCAGCACAATATTACAAGAGAAGATATTGTCGTGCTAATTTCTCCAGATGTACGCGTTCATCACGAGGTATTGAATTACAAAAAGAAAATTGGATTCAAGACCGTCAGCTGCCCTTTAGAGTGGTTCCCTAGCAGCCAATTCAAGTCGAGACGCGAATGGAAGGAGAACAGCGCTTATTTCGATCGTTTTCTGCATCGGCATGACTTGCTCTTTCCCATCTCGACGTATATCGAAAACCATTTGATGAAGAAGAACTGCAATACGATGTGCTTGCCGATTATGGCCGATGTACGCGAGCATGCGGTGGGAACGAAGTCATTCGATAAAATCAAATTCATATTTCCGGGGAACGGGATGATGAAGGATGCCATTGAAGTTATTCTAAAGAGCTTTAGCCGGCTCGCTTCTGATGATAAGAGGCGGGTGGAATTACATCTATGCGGCGTTAAAGAGGAGCAAATCAAAGCCATATTGACCTCGCAAGAATATGAGAGTCTCAAAGATGTACTCGTCATCCATAAATGGATGAACTACAAAGAGCTAGTATCGCTATATCAGGCTATGCATTTCTTAATGCTGGCAAGAGAAGAGAACCAAATGACGCTGGCCAACTTCCCAAGTAAAGTTCCTGAAGTCATGTGCTACGGTGTAATACCGATTGTTTCCCGCGTGGGGGATTATACCAAATACTATCTGGAGGACAACGTGAACAGCTTGATTTTTGACGGCTGCGATATCGATTTGTGCTTGAAAAAAATCAATCAAGCGTTGTCGATGACGCAAAGAGAGATTGCAGCTTTATCGGTCAGGTCAAGGGAATGTGCCGAAAAAAAATTCGATTATCGAAATTGGGTTGGTAAGATTCATCATGCTCTTGAAAGCTTATAA
- a CDS encoding ATP-grasp fold amidoligase family protein has product MTIKEFVKSSPILYNAFKTARNARNSISNLVPDEPYIKMQYRLQMGKSIDLNNPETFNEKIQWMKLYDRNPLMTKCADKYAVRSYVEEKIGKGILNTLYGVYEKVEDIDLSALPNSFVIKVNHGSGQNILCRDKSQMDFNQAFSRIKDYMNTNHYYYGREWAYKNIKPLIIIEEYLDDHGRPPADYKILCFHGKPEIIQIDLDRFGDHRRNYYNVDWTQMDLRFIKDNSSEAVPKPQHLDEMLRYAAALAEGFFFVRIDFYNFDGKLYFGEMTFYPNNGIGTFYPVENNKMMGSKLKLPAPSVT; this is encoded by the coding sequence ATGACGATTAAAGAATTCGTGAAAAGCAGTCCAATCCTTTATAACGCGTTTAAAACAGCTCGTAACGCAAGGAATTCAATTTCCAATCTAGTGCCTGACGAGCCCTACATCAAAATGCAGTACAGATTACAAATGGGCAAATCAATCGATCTGAACAATCCAGAGACATTTAACGAAAAAATTCAATGGATGAAGCTTTATGATCGAAATCCTCTAATGACGAAGTGCGCGGATAAATATGCGGTTCGAAGCTATGTGGAAGAAAAGATCGGTAAAGGCATTTTGAATACCCTTTACGGCGTATACGAAAAAGTAGAGGATATCGATCTATCTGCGCTGCCGAACTCCTTCGTCATTAAGGTTAATCACGGCAGCGGACAGAATATATTATGCCGGGATAAGAGCCAAATGGATTTCAATCAAGCCTTCTCTCGAATCAAGGATTATATGAATACCAATCATTACTACTATGGCAGAGAGTGGGCCTACAAAAATATAAAACCATTAATCATCATTGAAGAGTACCTCGATGATCATGGCCGTCCGCCAGCCGATTACAAAATATTATGTTTTCATGGTAAACCGGAAATAATCCAAATCGACCTGGATCGTTTTGGAGACCACCGCAGGAATTACTACAACGTCGATTGGACGCAGATGGATTTACGGTTTATAAAAGATAATTCTTCAGAAGCAGTGCCTAAACCGCAGCATTTAGATGAAATGCTAAGATATGCAGCAGCGCTGGCTGAAGGGTTCTTCTTTGTAAGAATCGATTTCTATAACTTTGATGGCAAACTTTATTTCGGAGAAATGACTTTTTATCCGAATAACGGCATCGGCACCTTTTACCCTGTGGAGAATAATAAAATGATGGGCAGCAAACTTAAATTACCTGCTCCCAGCGTTACTTAA
- a CDS encoding GDP-L-fucose synthase family protein, with the protein MDKDSCIYIAGHKGLVGSAILRELERRGYENLVYRSSAELDLRKFDQVQDFFANNQIDYVFLAAAKVGGIVANNEFPGDFIRDNLLIQTNVIDVAYRSGVKKLMFLGSTCIYPKLAPQPLKEEYLLTGELEPTNQPYAIAKIAGINMCQSYNRQYGTKFISVMPTNMYGPNDNFDLKTSHVLPALIRKFHEAKETGAQYVEVWGTGQPRREFLHSDDLAEACIFLMENYEDSEIVNIGVGEDISIRDLAELIKSIVGYQGEISFDSSKPDGTPRKLVDVSKINGLGWKSKVSLEDGIRSAYTAFQQEYLVNRY; encoded by the coding sequence ATGGATAAAGATTCTTGCATTTATATTGCTGGCCACAAAGGTTTGGTTGGTTCAGCGATTCTAAGGGAACTAGAGAGAAGAGGCTACGAGAATCTCGTTTACCGCTCTAGTGCGGAATTAGATTTAAGGAAATTTGACCAGGTTCAGGACTTCTTCGCAAATAATCAGATTGATTACGTCTTTCTGGCTGCCGCTAAAGTAGGAGGGATAGTTGCGAATAATGAGTTTCCAGGGGACTTCATCCGCGATAATTTACTCATTCAAACGAATGTCATCGACGTTGCTTATCGCAGCGGCGTGAAGAAGCTTATGTTTCTGGGATCCACATGCATCTATCCTAAACTGGCGCCTCAGCCTTTGAAAGAAGAATATCTGCTAACCGGCGAGCTGGAGCCAACGAATCAACCATACGCCATTGCGAAAATTGCTGGCATCAACATGTGTCAGTCCTACAATCGGCAATATGGAACGAAGTTTATTTCCGTTATGCCTACGAATATGTACGGTCCCAATGACAACTTCGATTTAAAGACTTCTCATGTTCTTCCCGCGCTGATTCGGAAGTTTCATGAGGCTAAAGAAACGGGTGCGCAATATGTTGAGGTATGGGGAACCGGGCAGCCGAGACGCGAGTTCTTACATTCGGACGACCTTGCGGAAGCTTGCATCTTCTTAATGGAAAATTACGAGGATAGCGAGATTGTTAATATCGGCGTGGGAGAAGATATATCCATCCGGGATCTCGCTGAATTAATCAAGAGCATCGTAGGCTATCAAGGCGAAATTAGCTTCGATTCATCTAAACCGGATGGAACGCCAAGGAAGCTGGTTGATGTTTCAAAGATTAACGGGCTGGGCTGGAAATCCAAGGTCTCCTTGGAAGACGGGATTCGTTCAGCTTACACGGCTTTCCAGCAAGAATATCTAGTGAATCGTTACTAA
- the gmd gene encoding GDP-mannose 4,6-dehydratase codes for MQKRALITGVTGQDGSYLAELLLDKGYEVFGLRRRTSTPNFDNVHHIKDRIKWISGDLTDLASLIEAVKASDPDEVYNLAAQSFVAASWPQPLLTGQITALSVTNMLEAVRIVKPAAKFYQASSSEMFGKVVETPQKETTPFYPRSPYGVAKVYGHWITVNYRESFNMFACSGILFNHESPRRGLEFVTRKVTDGVARIKLGLQNELRMGNLDSLRDWGFAGDYVRAMWLMLQQEEPDDYVISTGEMHSVKELLEVAFTYVGLNYADYVVIDPEFVRPAEVDLLLGDCSKAKEKLGWGLQVGFKQLIHMMVDEDLKRVEAEERYKQLMVTR; via the coding sequence ATGCAAAAGCGCGCTCTAATTACTGGCGTTACAGGACAAGACGGATCTTACTTAGCGGAATTACTGCTTGATAAAGGCTACGAGGTTTTCGGATTGAGAAGAAGGACCAGTACGCCAAATTTTGATAATGTCCACCATATTAAAGATAGAATAAAGTGGATCTCCGGTGACTTAACGGATCTTGCTTCCCTTATTGAGGCAGTCAAAGCTTCCGATCCGGATGAGGTCTATAACTTGGCAGCTCAATCGTTCGTTGCGGCTTCTTGGCCGCAGCCTTTGTTGACTGGCCAAATCACTGCATTGTCAGTTACGAATATGCTGGAGGCGGTCAGAATAGTGAAGCCTGCCGCGAAATTCTACCAGGCATCGAGCAGTGAGATGTTCGGGAAAGTAGTTGAAACGCCGCAGAAAGAAACGACGCCGTTCTATCCGCGCAGCCCATACGGCGTAGCAAAGGTGTACGGTCACTGGATTACCGTCAACTATCGCGAAAGCTTCAATATGTTTGCTTGTTCAGGCATTCTGTTCAATCATGAATCGCCTCGCCGCGGTTTGGAATTCGTTACTCGCAAAGTAACGGATGGCGTTGCGAGAATTAAGCTAGGGCTGCAAAACGAGCTGCGAATGGGCAATCTCGATTCGCTGCGAGACTGGGGTTTTGCAGGTGACTACGTGAGAGCGATGTGGCTCATGCTCCAACAGGAGGAGCCGGACGATTACGTAATTTCGACTGGTGAAATGCATTCCGTTAAGGAGCTGCTCGAAGTTGCATTTACTTATGTAGGACTAAATTATGCGGATTACGTGGTCATCGATCCAGAGTTTGTACGGCCTGCTGAAGTCGATTTATTGCTGGGCGATTGCTCCAAGGCGAAAGAAAAACTAGGCTGGGGATTGCAGGTTGGATTTAAACAGCTGATTCATATGATGGTAGACGAGGATTTAAAACGAGTAGAGGCCGAGGAGCGTTACAAGCAGCTGATGGTAACGCGCTAA
- the galU gene encoding UTP--glucose-1-phosphate uridylyltransferase GalU, which produces MSKVRKAIIPAAGLGTRFLPATKAMPKEMLPIVDKPTIQYIVEEAIASGIEDIIIVTGKGKRAIEDHFDIAFELESSLLEKGKMELLGEVRKSSHVDIHYIRQKEPKGLGHAVWCARKFIGNEPFAVLLGDDIVTADVPCTKQLITQYEHVQRSVIGVQAISIEQTERYGIVDPLEASGKLYSVSRFVEKPKLGTAPSNLAIMGRYILTPDIFDYLELQEAGAGGEIQLTDAIQKLNEAQGVYAYDFDGKRYDVGEKLGFITTMLDFALLNKELRLPLLTVLEEMLENERLKKHNL; this is translated from the coding sequence ATGAGTAAGGTTCGCAAAGCAATCATTCCAGCCGCAGGTTTGGGAACGCGTTTCTTACCGGCTACGAAAGCTATGCCTAAGGAAATGCTTCCGATAGTCGACAAACCTACGATTCAGTACATCGTAGAAGAGGCCATTGCATCAGGGATCGAAGATATCATTATTGTTACCGGCAAGGGAAAACGCGCGATCGAGGATCACTTCGACATTGCTTTCGAGCTGGAATCCAGTCTGCTAGAGAAGGGGAAAATGGAGCTGCTCGGAGAAGTGCGCAAGTCATCCCATGTAGATATTCACTACATCAGGCAGAAGGAGCCTAAAGGACTTGGTCATGCGGTGTGGTGTGCTCGCAAGTTTATAGGGAACGAGCCGTTCGCTGTCCTCTTGGGGGATGATATCGTGACTGCTGATGTGCCGTGTACCAAACAACTTATTACGCAGTACGAGCATGTTCAACGATCCGTCATCGGCGTTCAAGCGATATCGATCGAGCAGACGGAGCGCTACGGCATTGTTGATCCATTAGAGGCAAGCGGCAAGCTATATTCCGTAAGTCGGTTCGTAGAAAAGCCGAAATTAGGCACAGCGCCATCCAATTTGGCTATTATGGGCCGATATATTCTAACGCCCGACATATTTGATTATCTAGAGCTTCAAGAAGCTGGAGCAGGTGGAGAAATTCAACTGACGGACGCCATTCAGAAGTTGAATGAGGCTCAAGGCGTCTATGCCTACGACTTTGACGGTAAACGATATGACGTTGGCGAGAAGCTCGGTTTTATTACGACAATGCTTGATTTTGCGCTGCTCAACAAAGAACTGCGCCTTCCTCTATTAACGGTGCTTGAAGAGATGCTTGAAAATGAACGGTTAAAGAAACATAACTTGTAA